DNA from Candidatus Cloacimonas acidaminovorans str. Evry:
CGCCCTACGGGCTTTAATGTATCTAAACCCTCTAAACCTTATCAACCCTCTAAACCTTTTTTTCCGAGGGGTTTACACACCCATCGCTATCATTGTGTCGCCCTGAAGGGCTTTTTGGAAACCCGGAATGTGGAAAGAAAAAACACTCGGGGCTTACATTTCCCGAGGGGTTTACACACCCATCGCTATAAAAGTGTCGCCCTGACGGGCTTTAATGTATCTAATCCTTATCAACCTTCTAAAACTTCTCAACCTTCTAAAACTTCTCAACCCTCTAAACCTTATCAACCCTCTAAACCTTTTTTTCCGAGGGGCTTACGCTACCATCGCTATTGTTGTGTCACACTGACGGGCTTTTTTTTCTGAGGTATTATATTTGCTCAGGATTCTATTACTTCAACATTAGCACGTGGAACGATAATTTTTGTGCCATTTTCAAATTCCGCTTCCAAAACCCGAACCAAAGTTTCCGATTCCACTTTAGTAAGTTCTTCAGGCAGAGCAGTCACTTTGGCAATGTGTCCGAAATGGGGTTGGCGGATAATTCTGATTACGGTTCCGATTTCCAAAATGGGCATAGAAACTTCTTTAGCAACGAGTTCTTGTTCTTCAAACTGGAGCGGAATAATAATTTCCGGACGAATAACTCCGGCACGAATTTGAGTTCTGCCATGAATAGAGGTTTTATAACCCTCAAAATGTTTTAATAAATTAAAGGTTTTTTGTGCCATATTAATTCTGCCAAAACCCTCTGTGCAAACGATAGTAATGCCGATATTTTCGTGTCCTGTAATAGCTACTCCAATATCATAGCCGAGTAATTTTTTAATATCCTGATCGTCTATACCACCTGTAATAATAGCTTTTACGCCATTTTTCCGGGCTATATCAATTGCGTGATAGGGTGCAAAAGCACCGGCAACAATTATTTTACCGGCACAGGATGCATCAATTTTGGCAACATCCAATTCATCATCGGGGCTTTCTGCTATCATTTTTAATTCGCCAAAGGTTTCTCCTCCGAGCCCAAAAATTCCTTGAATATAGGCACTTTTATTTTCAATGATTACTCCTTCCTCTTCAATAATATCGGTTACCAAGCCATCTATAAATGCCTTTACCTGAACAGGAATACGGGGTTCACGCAGTAAGATTTGGCCTGTTACGGAAGAAATGTTTTCCACTTCTCCTTCAATAGGGGAAAGAATTTCCGTTTTCATTATACCGAGCCCGAAAAGTCCTTTAGTTTCAGCCAAAACGGTTTTTTGAGTGATTTTATCACCCGGTTTAATTTTAATGTAATTAACTAATTGTTGAGGGGTAACTCCAAGTTTATTGGCAAGATTGAAAGGTATAACTTTACCTGGGAGTAAGGTTTCGGCAACAACATCTTCAGCTTTTACTTTATCGCCTTTTTTCACGAGCACCTGTCCTTTCAAAGGCAGAATGCGTTCTTTGCGTAAGATTATATTATCGGTAACGGTTAAACCGGCAGAATATGCTTGTCCCATTTTTTTATCCTCCTATGACAAAATATGTTCCGGGTATGCATTCAGGGCTTTCATCCACTTTTTAAGGGCAGAAATGCGTTCATTTTTATCTGCAGGAAGCACAAAAGGTTTACGACCTCTGGTATCTAAAACGATGCCAACTTTTCCCCCGTGCAGATCAACGGTCAGTTCTTTCTTTCTATCTGCATCTAAAATCAAGCCACTATGTGTTTTCAGAGTTGCTTTGGCAACCTGTCCAATCTCACAAGGGATTAAACGCATTTCACCAAAGGGTATATCTTCTTCAAAAACAGAGCCATCAGGAAGCTCCAGTTTGGCATAGAGAGCTGGTTTACCAATTTTTCCTTTTCCTACAGGGGCTACGCAAGTTCCCAAATAAATCATACAGTCCTTGCGGAAAACCTCTGTAGCTGCTTTGGTGCTGATTTCAGATAGGACTCCCAAATGAGGCATCATAAAAATGCTATCAACGGAAAGACGGGTTATTCCTTCAGGCAAAAAAGCATCTATTAACATCATCACGGTCTGATTTCTGCGTGGAGCATGAGATAAAACTCCTCCGCTACCAACTAAAAGATCAAGGGTCATCATATTTACAATTGTTTCTCCGGAAACGGATTGCGAGAATGCTTCCGAAATATCACGCTGTTTTTGCATACCTTTTAAGGAACTGGCAAAGGACTTATGCTGTTCAAAAGCCAAACGTAATGCCTCTTTGGCAATTGCCTGTTCCAGAACAAGTTCTTCTAAAAGAGAAGGAATCGTAGTAGGACGAATCATTTTGTTTTTAATCATATTACGCAGCTCGCTTTCATCAATATCAAAAGGCACCCAACGCATAATATTTTCCAGTCCTGCTGAAGCCAGCACATTGGAAATGCTGTAGCTTAAACCCAAATTGGCACTAACCGTGCGATTGAAAATGAAATCCTTGGTAAAAACACTGAAAATATCTGTAGTGGCACCACCGATATCAACACCTACAACTTCAATGTTTTCTTCTTTGGCAATTGCTTGCATAATATTTCCAACTGCTGCAGGAGTTGGCATAATAGGAACTTGTTCATGTTCAGGACCAACCGTCCATTCCATCAGTTTGTTATAGCCCGGTGCCTGTTTCATAACATGTTCCATAAAGAGGTTATGAATCTTTTCTCTGGCAGGAAGAAGGTTTTCAATTTCCAGTTTGGGACGAATGTTATCCGTGATAATCAAATCCACTTTTTCCCCGAGGGTTTTGACAATTTCTTCTCGGGCATCTTTATTGCCGGCATAAATAACAGGCAGTTTATAACCGGAACCAAGACGGGGTTTAGGGTCTGCACTGGCAACCAATTCAGCCATTTCCACCACATGTTTAACAGTGCCACCATCTTCACCACCTGCCATTAAAATCATATCGGGTCGGAGTTCACGGATGCGTTCAATCTTTTCATGATTCATCCTTTTATCGTTACTGGCAATAAGGTCCATAACAATTGCTCCGGCTCCCAAAGCTGCTCTTTCTGCACTTTCACCTGTCATAGAAGCAACAACTCCAGTAACCATCATTTGCAAGCCACCGCCTGCGGAAGATGTTGAAACATAAGCATCAACGCCAACATCACCTTTACGGGGAATAACGAATTCTCCGTTTTCCATAAATTTGATATTAGGATTGTGATACTTCAGGCGCGCCAATTCTTCCAATTCTTGAGTGGCATTAATAACACCTTTGGTAACATCGTTTAAGGGTGCTTCAACGGTTGTAGGTGCTTCCCCGCGAATGGTTTGACGAAATTCTCCATCTATCCATTCAATTAAAATTGCCTTGGTAGTAGTGCTGCCACAGTCAGTAGCAACAATACGGGTAAGGCGTTTCTCATCGTATTGCATATATCCTCCACTTTTTCAAGCAGTTTTATTTTTTCTCTTAAATATTTTGTGGTAAAATGCCTTTCTTTTGGCTTTGCGATGTTGTTTTTTGAGCTTGTTTTCCTGTCTGCGTTCACGAGTATAAATTTCATCCAGTTCGTCCATCCGTTTAATGAGTTTTTTTATGTTATTTTCATCTTCCATCATAATGGCAAACTGCTGATATTTTTTGGAATCAAAAATGATTTCCGCTACCGGAAGAATAAAAAACAGTGCCTGACTTCCAATTCCGTGTAAAGGACGGACAGATTCAAAAAGAAGAATTCCTGCAGGAGCCAAATGCCTTTCGGCAATAAATTTTGCCACCTTTTCAATCATTTCATTGATTTCGCTTTCTGAGGTCTCGGGTCGGATTTCCCAAAATTCCTTATTCATTTTAAGCTCGGGCAACGGTTATGGCACAAATTTTATCTGCTCCTGCAGAGCGCAAGGTTTTGGCAATTTCATTTAAGGTGCTGCCGGTAGTGAAAACATCATCAATTAAAATAATTTTTTTGCCTGCTACGAGGTTTTTATTTTTTACCTGAAAAGCACCAGCCAAATTTTTTATTCTATGATCACGGGAAAGTAGGGTTTGGCTTAAAGTATTGATTCTTCTTTTCACAGGATTAAAATATGGCATATCAATCAATTTAGCCACAGAATAGGCAATTAAATCGGATTGATTGTAACCTCTTTCTCTTTTTCTTACTCTATGCAAAGGAACAGCACATATATAGTCGTAATTTTTTAGAACTGGTTTGGATTCAATAAGTTCTGCTATCGGCAAAGCAAAATAACCGGCAGGAGAACTATAGCCATTATATTTCAAAATATGTATCAGGTCTCTAACCGGACCTGAATAGCGAAAAACAGAAATGGCAGAATCAAAGGCAAAATTTCCTTCCGCACAAACCTCACAGGGAAGTTCTTTATTTTCACTTCCGCAAACAGGGCAAGTTCCTTCTCCAATTAGATATAGCTTCGCTTCACAATCAGGACAAATAACCTGATAACGGTCATCTATTCTGTTTCCACAAACCAAACAGGCAGGAGGAATCAGAAGTTCTAAGATTTTATTCCAGAGCATTTTCAATGGCAGCAAAAATCCACCTTCCATCTTTAGTGGGAACTGTTTCCGTAGCAGAACGTTCAGGATGTGGCATCATCCCTAAAATGTTGCGCTGTTTATTACAAATTCCCGCTATATTATCTAATGAGCCGTTGGGATTACTTTCAATGTTTATATTTCCCTGTTTATCACAATAGCGGAAAAGTATTTGATCGTTGGCTATCAATTGTTTTAAGCCCTCGGGATCAATATAATAATTACCTTCTTTATGCGCTATGGGAATATCCATAACTTTTCCTTTACCAATGCCTTGAGTGAAAGGACTGGCTTCTGTTTCCACCCGAATATATTGATGTTGACAAATAAAATGCAAATTTGCATTCATCATTAAAGTTCCAGGTAGTAAACCGCATTCCGTTAAAATCTGAAAACCATTACAAATACCAACTAATAAACCTCCTTTTTGGGCAAAAGCAATAACTTCTTGCACAATGGGAGAAAACCTGGCTAAAGCTCCACAACGAAGATAATCACCGTAAGAAAAACCACCTGGCAAAATTACCAAATCCGGCTTTTCCAAATCGGAATCCTTATGCCAAATAAGTTTGGTTTGATTACCCCGGCTTTTGCAAACTCTGTAAGTATCATAATCACAATTGGAACCGGGAAAAGTAACAACACTAATACGCAAGAAATTACTCCTCTGCAATTATTTCGTAATGATATGTCTCGGTATTAGGGTTAGCCAAAAGGTCTTGGCAAATTTTTTCTACTTCCTGGCTGACTTTTTCTCTGTTATCATTCCTAAAACTCATCTCTATATATTTGCTGATACGGGTTTCAATCACATCCGTGTAACCCAGGTTATGCAGAGAATTTGTAACTGCCTTACCTTGCGGATCAAGAACATTGGCTTTAAGTTGAACATAAATTTTGGCTTTTAGCATTGCTAATCCTTTCGTTTATTTCTCAATTTATCCTTTTCTTTTTGCTTGAGGTTTTAGTCAATACTTTTGTTGGGTAGTCCTCCGACTACACATTCTTGACTTCTCTACCTCTTGACTACACAATTACAATACTAGTATCAATATTATAGCCCTTGAAAACAGGCAGTTTGGATAGAGCTGTTTTATAGTTTGCAAGTTGATTGAAATCGTAAATATCTCCGCTTTTATAATCCGCAATCAGAACCACTTTTTCAGCAGTATTAACCATCAAACGGTCTATTCTCATAATTTTGCTGCCCCACAGAATTTCCTGCTCAGTAAAGATTTTATCCCAACCGGAAGTAAAAAGATAGGGATTTGAATCGCAGACCTTTTTACAGCGATCAGCCAGTTGCTCAATTTGAAAGACGGTAAAAATAGCTCCATAGCGGTTTAGGCATCTGTAATAAGCATAGTTATGTTCTTTTGGTGTGTTGCGGATAATGAAGGACATATAGAAATGCAATAAATCCCCGATCAGGTTTGGGCGTTCCGTTAGATAGTATGTTTTCAGGTCTTTTACTGCAGGAAGTTCTACGGGAACTAATTTATTCCAATTTACGGGTCTGTGATGGCGGATATTCAGATGATAATTGCTTTGTTCCAGATTAGATTTAGGTGGTTCAGAAGAAAAAGATGTTTCTTTTTTATTTTCCTGCAGAAAGCTTTTTTTATAATAAACTCCGCGTTCATTAAAAGGGGAATCTTTGAAATAATCAAAAACAGAATTACAAAGTGCTACAGTAAGGTTATCATCTTTATTGGCATTGTAATAATCGTTCCACCCTTCCTTCAATTTATAACCGAAATAAAGGTGCAATTTTTGTTCAGCGCGGGTAAAAGCTACATATAGGTTATTCAATTCTTCCAGCTGTTTTCTTTTTTGGTTTTGGAGATAGAGATTGGCGTAGCTTGAGGACTTCAGGATTTTCTGATAATGCAAACTGATACCGTAATCCCGAATCCGGTTAAAGGTATTTCCTTCATATTCCAAAGCCCAATTTAAGGTATTACTATCTGTGCTATGTTTTCCGGAAAGGTTACAGAAAACGAAAACTCTTTTGAACTGCAAACCCTTGGATTTATGAATGGTTAGCAATTGTAAACTGTCATCAGCATTTATGGAAACCTGTTTAAAATCCTCGGCATTGGCATTATCCTTAAGATAAGTAAGTAAATCGGGAAAAGAAATTCCTTTATCGGGATCCGTTAATTGGCGTGTGGACAAAATATCCAGAAAGCGGTGTAGATTCAAATAATCCCGTTCACTTAGCTGTTTGGAAGGTAAACAGAGGTCTATTATTTCTCTACAAATTTCAGTTGCCTTCTTGTTTTCCTGCTCCCAAGAAAGCTGGTAGAATTCATTTACAACGGGTATAGTTGAAAAATCGGGTCTTACTGGTTTTTGTCTTTCTTTTTGTATTTCCAGGGTTCGGGAGATAATATTAAGGGTTTGTTTCAACACTTTTGTATTGATTAGCACATAGTCCGAACGCAGAAAAGCAATAAAATCAATCCAATCCCCCCAGGCTAAAAAACGCAGCCAGGAAAGCAAAGGAGCTACATAGTGATGTTCTATAATAGACCTGTTGGGTTGAAATAAACTAGCTCTGCCACTTATATCCAATGCTTGTTGAATTTTTGTAAGTTCTTCATTGGTTCTGCATAAAATAGCAATTGAACCGGAATCGTCTTTTTCCAAAGCAGGCAAAACCATTCTTTCTACAAAATCCGTGTAAATATCTTTTTCGTTATCGGCATTGGTAACGCTGGTAGAAAAATTTTTTAAGCAGAATTCAATTTCGGTTCCCGGTTCTTTTGTAATTTCTACGCTTTCAATATGTGTATAATCCCATTTCATTTCTTTTTTTTGGAGTAAACTACACAATTCTGCATTCATAAAGACCTGATTGATAAATTCCATTAAAGTTGGACCACAGCGGTAGCTTTTATCCAGTGCTTCAACTGTAAGATCTCCCAAAGCCGGGAAAATATCTTTCAAATTCAGCAGTAAATCACGTTCACCTCCTCTCCACCCAAAAATGGATTGTTTTTCATCCCCTACAACTATTAAGCCCCCAAAAGGTTTGGAACCTTCTCCGGCAGTAATTTCTTCAATGATTGGCTTTAATATATTGAATTGAATCAGGGAAGTATCCTGAAATTCATCTATCAGTAAAAAACGGGTTCTATGGCTTAAAAATTGATAAAATTCAGTTGCTGAAACAGCATCTTCGGGATTTAGAAAAGGCGGTTCTGAACTAAAGAGTGTTTCAAAAGTAAACCAGGTTATGTCATCATAGGTCAAATTTTTATAGCGGTATATCAAATTATCGTATCTTTCCAATACACTTGACCAAAGTTCCTCAATTTCTCTTTGTTCGGGAAGATATAATTTCCAGATTAAATAATCAGCCAAATGGTGTTTGGCTTCATTTTGAGCATTTTCCAGTTCAATATTTTCGGCTTCAAACTTCTTGTTGCTTATTTTCTGTTTATTCCAGATAGTGCCTTTATCTAATATATATAGTAGTTTTTCCGCCTCATCCGAATTAAGTTGTTTTAAGTTATTGAAAATAGCAACAGGAGTTAGGGCACCTTTCACAGCTAAATTTCTAAAGTCCTTATTAAAATAATCCTCCAGAGATGCTTTACCCAAATCAGAACAGATATTAGCTACTAATGCTATAATCCGTTGCATTTCTTTCAGGAATTTCTCGTAGAATTCAGCTGGTTCAGTTTCGGGATTTAAATTCATTAAAGTTCCGCTAAAAGAAGAATTATGAACTGCTTGGCGTTTAGTGATCATATAAAAAAGCCAGCGCTGTTCAATTAATGAGCAGAAAAATTTAGTATATTCATCTAAGGAACGGCTAACTTTCCTACTTAATAAATTTTTAATTTTTTCCCTTAAATCCGGTTCCATTAAATGATCAAGCAAAAAGGGCATAATCTTTTTTACGGCTTCGGTATCTATTTCATAATGTTCAATATTTTTTAAGGGACGCACAATATTACGGAAGATCTGTCCTGTGTAGGAATCAATAGTCATCACTTGCAAATGGCTTTGATCACAGATTAATTCCTTGCGTGCACTAAGCAGTAAATTTCTTTCCTGTTCACTTAAGGGAATTTCTTTTGTTTTATTAAGTTTTCTAAGGTTGAGCAGTAATTCTTGTTGTTTCTTTTGTTCTTCTTCCGTTTCCGGTTCAGAAACCAATAGTTCCAAATGTTTAATAATTCTATCTCTAATTTCTGCAGTTGCCTTACGTGTAAAGGTTAAAACGAGGATATTATCCAAAGAAAATTCATTCTTACTGTAATATTTTAAGATTAGGGAAAGATATTCTACAGAAAGACGGTAGGTCTTTCCGGTTCCGGCACTGGCACAAATTATTCTGCAGTTATTTTCAGTCATTTTAAACCTCCTTTTCTGCTTATCAAATCAGCCCGGGTAATATTTTGCAAACGCTGTCTATCAGTGGCTTTGGTAATTGTGCTATAACCATTTGCAAGACAAAATTCCAGATTATCCAAAATCTGCTGTTTCAGTTTATTGCGTTTTTCTTCATTCACGCCTTCCACTTTATCTGTAGGGTCTAAAATATTCCAAAATATGGAAGAAACATCATTTGGCGCCGAAACATCATCCAGAAGATAATAATACCATTCATAGATGCAGAGTTGACGATAGTCATGACTGCCTGTTTTGAAGTCCACAATGAGAGCTTTATTTTCCATTTCAATACGCAGGTCTGCTTTTCCTCTGATGCCAATAATATATTCTTTATTGCCCCAATTGACCTTTCCCAGTTGTTTATGTTTCATTTCCGCACGGCTAATTTTATCCTCTTCGGGAATGAGAATAAATTTTCTTCCTTCAACCTGTTTTTTCAGCCAGTCCTGATAGAAAAAGAAGAGGGATTCAGATAATTTTTTTGCCAGGATTTCCCCTAAAAAAACGGCATTATAGTTCTTAGGGATTTGATATATCATTTTTTCGGAAGCAATTACATTTTTTAGTTGTTCCTCCAGTTTTTTACTATTGCCAAAGAGGGTTTCCAATATTGTGTGAGATTCATGAATTCCTTTCAATTCACCTAAGGTAGAAGAAAAATAGGTATGCATAATGTTACCGAAGAGTTTATAACTTATGGTTTCTTCGGCTTCCCAATTTTGAATTGAGAGTTTGCTTTTATTTTCTACAAACCAGAGGAAGGGATTTTTCAAAAATTGGATAAGAGCTGAGGCACTGAAATTAATCTGATTATTCATTGGGAAATCGGCAATAGGATCGGAAGGGATGATAAAGAAATCCTCCGGCAGGTCTTTATTAATATTGCAAACTTCTTGATCTTCAAGCTCGGGAATTGTCTTATTAAGTAGTTCCCAACTATAAACATCCGGCAGAGAAACAAGCACTTTTCTTTTTTTTAATAAATCCGGTTCTTCATTTTTCAGCAGTTCTTCCAATTCACCTAAAAAGGAACTGGGGCTGATATCGCGTTCCTGATTTACATAACTGAAACAAATTGCGCGCTCTGAACACAGTAAAAGACGACAGAAATAATAGCGTTCCCAGTTTCTGATATCGTTAAATGTTTTTAATCCTAATTTTGCTCGTTGTGATTCATTGAATAACCAAACAGGAGTTGGACTGGAAGGAATAATGCCCTCAATCATTTGAAAGAAGGCAACGGTGGAAAAACTTCTATTTCTTGCATCCAGCAAATTACTAATTTCCCATTCGGGAGTTAGGGCTTCATTTCTTTGGTAACTGATTTTGCCGGTTTTAAGAAAATTCAAAAGCAAATCAAGCAGATTTAAGCCAATGCTGTCTTCAGCAAAAATTTGTTTCCAGGAATTTACCAAGCCCAAATTTTCAATAGCCATAAAGTTTGCCATTCTCTCCCAAAAAACAGGTAAAATATCAGTATAGAGTTTTTCGTTATCTTCCAGCAAGTTATTTAGCTGTAAGCAATTGGGACTATCAATCAGGTTGCAGAGTTCTTTCAGATTTTGGACTTTGCTGAAGGCATTGATTAAATTGTAATATTCCCATACGAGGGATTTAAGGGTTGGCAAATCTGCAGTTAGAAACAAAGCATAGTCCACATAAAGATAATCCCAATTAATTAAAAAACCAAGCTCCAGACGCAGTTGACTGATATAGTCATCCAGTTTTAGGTTACCTTGTTCAGCGTAAAAGTAATGGCAGAACCAATCTTCCGAGATATAATTTGCCAATATTTTTATGGGAAGATAGCCATTTGTATCTTTTGTAGCTTTAAGTCCTGTGGCAATTGCAGAAAGCATTTTGTAAATAGTCCCTTCGCAGAAAGAATAGCTGTCCGGTTTGGCAAAATGTTCTTCGGGAAAGTAATGACTATAGCTTTTCAAGTGAAAGGTGCTGTCAATAATAGCGCAATTATGACAATCTTGCTCCAAATTCCAGGAGAGAAAAGATAATGCCATTTGGGTTTCATTGTCCGTTTCTCTAATTTCAATGGAGGGCTTCTTTTTTAAGGAATTCCAGGATTCCTGCAAATTGAAATCTTTTATTTTCCAGTTTTCACCATTGCTTTCTGTTTCCAAACCGTGAGTAATAATTGTTACCCTGTTTCCTGAATCCTCCAGAGCTTTTATCTGTTGTTTTTCCAAGCCACTGTAATAATATTGATTGATATAATAAATATCACAGTTTTGCCAGGGAACGGAAATATTATCGGCATTCAAGTAAAAAATAGTATCACTGAAACCCAAAGCATTGATATATTTTTGATAGTTACTGCGGATATTTAAAATCTTCTGCAGATAAATCTCCTGCCATTCCTGCATCGGAAAAGCTCCGGAATTTGCCATTTCTTCAAGATCGGAAAGAGCTATACATTCTTCGCAGAACTCTTCAAAAAAATCAAAAAAGCGTTTTCCCCAGTCCACAATATCACCATAATTATAAATATGAAATGATTCTCTTTCGCTTTCTTCCATTACCATAAAGAGGCAAAGCAGTCGTTTTTCATCTGTCAGTAAAGGTTGCTTTGGCAAAATAAGAGCAGAACGCAATTCTTCCATACTGTAAAAACCGCGCCAGGAAAGGTCCCAATTGGTTAAATATTCTCTGGAAGCTCTTTTTGCTGCGCTTAAAGTTGGGAAAATTAGAATGGAATCTGGCTTAGCAAGTTCTTGGACAATTGTATCCAGATTCTCTGATAAAGGATAGTTGATAAACTTCATAACTTTTTCTCCTTTTTTTAAGTCAGAAGTCGTCACTGCCGAAATAACTTTTTCATTGCTCCCAAACTTATTTGGTAGTGAGGACTGATAACTGCTGACTTAAGACCTTAACCTCCCGTATCTTATAACAAAGGAGAAACCAGACGGCAGATGGATTCTTTTGTTTTTTGCAGCATACTGCGCTGTCTGAATTTCTCAGGAATAATTTTACTGCTGGATAACAGGTCTTCTTCAAATTGCTTAATTGCTTCGGCACAAACAGTTTTATCGTATATTGCGGCAGCCAGTTCAAAATTTTGTTTAAAACTGCGTAAATCCATATTGGCAGTTCCGATTAGCAGAAATTCGTCATCCACAATCAATATTTTGGAATGATTAAAACCCTTATGATAAGTCCAAATTTCTACTCCAACATCTAAAAGTTGTTGAAAATAACTGCGTGAAGCCCAATAAACCAAAAAATGATCGGGCTTATCGGGAACCAGTATCTGAACTTTTACACTGCTGATAGCGGCAGTTTTTAGAGCGGAAAGTAAACTTTCGTTTAAAATTAAGTAGGGAGTAGAAATCCGAATGCTATGTTTAGCGTAAGTTATTGCTGCAAAATATAATTGCATTATGCTGTCATAATCACTATCAGGACCATCAGCTACAATTTGCATCGGGAGAAATCTTTGTTTATCAGGAGAAATAACAGGAAGGTATTTATGCAGTAAGTCCTCTTGCATCAAATTTTTTCCGGTTACAAAATTCCAGTCCGCTAAAAAGATTGCTTGTAAAGCATTAACTGCTTTTCCTTCAATTTCTGCCAAGGAATCACG
Protein-coding regions in this window:
- a CDS encoding glutamate mutase L, which produces MQYDEKRLTRIVATDCGSTTTKAILIEWIDGEFRQTIRGEAPTTVEAPLNDVTKGVINATQELEELARLKYHNPNIKFMENGEFVIPRKGDVGVDAYVSTSSAGGGLQMMVTGVVASMTGESAERAALGAGAIVMDLIASNDKRMNHEKIERIRELRPDMILMAGGEDGGTVKHVVEMAELVASADPKPRLGSGYKLPVIYAGNKDAREEIVKTLGEKVDLIITDNIRPKLEIENLLPAREKIHNLFMEHVMKQAPGYNKLMEWTVGPEHEQVPIMPTPAAVGNIMQAIAKEENIEVVGVDIGGATTDIFSVFTKDFIFNRTVSANLGLSYSISNVLASAGLENIMRWVPFDIDESELRNMIKNKMIRPTTIPSLLEELVLEQAIAKEALRLAFEQHKSFASSLKGMQKQRDISEAFSQSVSGETIVNMMTLDLLVGSGGVLSHAPRRNQTVMMLIDAFLPEGITRLSVDSIFMMPHLGVLSEISTKAATEVFRKDCMIYLGTCVAPVGKGKIGKPALYAKLELPDGSVFEEDIPFGEMRLIPCEIGQVAKATLKTHSGLILDADRKKELTVDLHGGKVGIVLDTRGRKPFVLPADKNERISALKKWMKALNAYPEHILS
- a CDS encoding ComF family protein produces the protein MLPLKMLWNKILELLIPPACLVCGNRIDDRYQVICPDCEAKLYLIGEGTCPVCGSENKELPCEVCAEGNFAFDSAISVFRYSGPVRDLIHILKYNGYSSPAGYFALPIAELIESKPVLKNYDYICAVPLHRVRKRERGYNQSDLIAYSVAKLIDMPYFNPVKRRINTLSQTLLSRDHRIKNLAGAFQVKNKNLVAGKKIILIDDVFTTGSTLNEIAKTLRSAGADKICAITVARA
- the purQ gene encoding phosphoribosylformylglycinamidine synthase I, translating into MRISVVTFPGSNCDYDTYRVCKSRGNQTKLIWHKDSDLEKPDLVILPGGFSYGDYLRCGALARFSPIVQEVIAFAQKGGLLVGICNGFQILTECGLLPGTLMMNANLHFICQHQYIRVETEASPFTQGIGKGKVMDIPIAHKEGNYYIDPEGLKQLIANDQILFRYCDKQGNINIESNPNGSLDNIAGICNKQRNILGMMPHPERSATETVPTKDGRWIFAAIENALE
- the purS gene encoding phosphoribosylformylglycinamidine synthase subunit PurS, whose protein sequence is MLKAKIYVQLKANVLDPQGKAVTNSLHNLGYTDVIETRISKYIEMSFRNDNREKVSQEVEKICQDLLANPNTETYHYEIIAEE
- a CDS encoding UvrD-helicase domain-containing protein produces the protein MTENNCRIICASAGTGKTYRLSVEYLSLILKYYSKNEFSLDNILVLTFTRKATAEIRDRIIKHLELLVSEPETEEEQKKQQELLLNLRKLNKTKEIPLSEQERNLLLSARKELICDQSHLQVMTIDSYTGQIFRNIVRPLKNIEHYEIDTEAVKKIMPFLLDHLMEPDLREKIKNLLSRKVSRSLDEYTKFFCSLIEQRWLFYMITKRQAVHNSSFSGTLMNLNPETEPAEFYEKFLKEMQRIIALVANICSDLGKASLEDYFNKDFRNLAVKGALTPVAIFNNLKQLNSDEAEKLLYILDKGTIWNKQKISNKKFEAENIELENAQNEAKHHLADYLIWKLYLPEQREIEELWSSVLERYDNLIYRYKNLTYDDITWFTFETLFSSEPPFLNPEDAVSATEFYQFLSHRTRFLLIDEFQDTSLIQFNILKPIIEEITAGEGSKPFGGLIVVGDEKQSIFGWRGGERDLLLNLKDIFPALGDLTVEALDKSYRCGPTLMEFINQVFMNAELCSLLQKKEMKWDYTHIESVEITKEPGTEIEFCLKNFSTSVTNADNEKDIYTDFVERMVLPALEKDDSGSIAILCRTNEELTKIQQALDISGRASLFQPNRSIIEHHYVAPLLSWLRFLAWGDWIDFIAFLRSDYVLINTKVLKQTLNIISRTLEIQKERQKPVRPDFSTIPVVNEFYQLSWEQENKKATEICREIIDLCLPSKQLSERDYLNLHRFLDILSTRQLTDPDKGISFPDLLTYLKDNANAEDFKQVSINADDSLQLLTIHKSKGLQFKRVFVFCNLSGKHSTDSNTLNWALEYEGNTFNRIRDYGISLHYQKILKSSSYANLYLQNQKRKQLEELNNLYVAFTRAEQKLHLYFGYKLKEGWNDYYNANKDDNLTVALCNSVFDYFKDSPFNERGVYYKKSFLQENKKETSFSSEPPKSNLEQSNYHLNIRHHRPVNWNKLVPVELPAVKDLKTYYLTERPNLIGDLLHFYMSFIIRNTPKEHNYAYYRCLNRYGAIFTVFQIEQLADRCKKVCDSNPYLFTSGWDKIFTEQEILWGSKIMRIDRLMVNTAEKVVLIADYKSGDIYDFNQLANYKTALSKLPVFKGYNIDTSIVIV